Proteins encoded within one genomic window of Lycium ferocissimum isolate CSIRO_LF1 unplaced genomic scaffold, AGI_CSIRO_Lferr_CH_V1 ctg11, whole genome shotgun sequence:
- the LOC132041648 gene encoding probable ribosome biogenesis protein RLP24: MRLEKCWFCSSTIYPGHGIQYVRNDAKIFRFCRSKCHKNFKMKRNPRKVKWTKAYRRLHGKDMTQDSTFEFERKRNRPERYDRNVTESTLKAIKKIDKIRVDREERHIAKRMKGKKSKEQREAENELKQSIHMVKAPAAFDKEPSLTLPVKVKVSQKQSEENRMEE; encoded by the exons ATGAGATTGGAGAAATGTTGGTTTTGTTCCTCAACTATATATCCAGGCCATGGTATTCAATATGTTCGAAACGACGCAAAG ATCTTTCGGTTCTGTAGATCTAAATGTCACAAGAACTTTAAGATGAAGAGGAATCCACGTAAAGTTAAATGGACTAAAGCATATAGAAGGCTGCATGGAAAGGACATGACTCAG GACTCAACATTTGAATTCGAGAGGAAGCGTAATAGGCCAGAGAGATATGACAGGAATGTAACCGAGAGCACTTTGAAGGCCATCAAGAAAATTGACAAAATCAGAGTTGATAGGGAGGAGAGACATATTGCAAAGAG GATGAAAGGGAAGAAATCCAAGGAGCAGAGAGAAGCAGAGAACGAGCTCAAGCAGAGCATTCACATGGTCAAAGCTCCTGCTGCGTTCGACAAAGAGCCATCTCTTACGCTGCCCGTCAAGGTCAAGGTTTCACAAAAGCAGTCAGAGGAAAATCGCATGGAGGAATGA